Within the Pseudomonas chlororaphis subsp. aurantiaca genome, the region CGTCGGCGGCGATCACCAGCGGCGCGCGCAGGCTGCGGCCATCGGCCAGGGTCAGCAACCAGTCGTCGCCGGAACGGCGCATCTGTTCCAGACGGGCATTGGCCAACAGGCCGATGTCGCAGTTGTGCAGGCGCTCCAGCAACGCGTCCTGGACCACGCGGTTTTCAACGATATGGCCCAGCGCCTCGGCATGCACGCTGGCGGCCGAGAAGTGAATCTGCCCGGTGCCGCTGCCATCCCAGACCTGCATCTGGGCATACGGGCTGCTGCGCCGTCGGGTCACCCCTTCCCAGACACCCAGGCGCTCGAGAATCCGCTGGCTGGCCGCCGACAACGCGCTCACCCGCGGTTCGAACGGCGCTTCGCTGTCGAAGGGCTTGACCTTCAGCGGGCTGCCGTCGAGCAGCAGCACTTCCAGGCCACTGTCCTGCAACGCCAGCGCCAGGGCGCTCCCGACCATTCCGGCCCCGACAATCAGCAGATCTGCACGCATTTCCATGCTTTAAGCCTGTCTCGCTTGCGGCTTGAGCCGCACGTAAAGGGTTTTGTCGAACCGTGCTACTTGGCTGCCGACACTGTGCTGGATTTCCATGCCCGGTCGCGGGCTCAGCCACTCACGCATCGGGACGGGTACCCAGGCCCATGGCCTGTCGCGCGAACCAGCGCTTGGCCGGTGGCAGCAGGTCCAGGCCCAACAGCCCGATATTGCGCCCCAGGGACACCAGCGGCAGCTTGCTGCCGAACAGCCGGGTGACCTGGTCGGAGAAGCCCACGGTCAGGTCCTGGTCCAGGCGCTGCCGCTCGCGGTAGGCTTGCAAGATGCTGAAATCGCCGGGCGGCGTCGGGCTGACCAGCAAGGCATCGGCCAGCGCCTGGGCATCTCGCAACGATAGGTTGAAACCCTGCCCGGCAATCGGGTGCAGGCTATGGGCCGCGTTGCCCAGCACCACCAGATGAGGACGTACCTGCTCCTCGGCCTCCACCAGCGACAATGGGTAAAGATGCCGCGCGCCGACCTGTTTCAGGGTGCCCAGGCGATAACCGAATATTCCCTGCAATTCGCTGAGGAAGCTGCGTTCATCCAGCGCGGCCAGGCGCTGCGCGTCCATGCCCAGACGGGTCCAGACCAGCGCGCAACGGTTCTCCGGCAGCGGCAGCAGGGCCATCGGGCCGTCGTCGGTGAAGCGCTCGAAGGCCATGCCGTTATGGGCTTCGCTCGGGGTGATATTGGCGATCAGCGCGCTCTGGTTGTAGGGGCGCTTTTTCACCCCGATACCCAGTTGCTCGCGCAGCCCGGAGCGACCGCCGTCGGCCAGCACCGCCAGCTCGCAGTCCAGGCTGGTTTCATCGTTGAGGGTCAGGCGGTAGCCGTCTTCCAACGGCTCCATGCGCGTGACTTCGGCCGGGCAGCGCCAGCTCACCACGTCCTTGTCCAGCCCCTGCCAGAGGCATTGGCCGAGCCAGGCGTTTTCCACCACATAACCGAGGGCGGGAACGCCCTCCTCCATGGCCGACAGCCGCGCGGTGGAAAACCGCCCACGGTCGGAGACATGGATCTGTTTGATCGGCTCGGCGCGGCGGGAGATTTCCTGCCATACACCCAGGCGTTGGTAGATCTGCCGCGCGCCGAACGACAGCGCCGAAGAACGCGCGTCGTAGCTGGGCTGATAGGTATCGCCCGGAGCGAATGGCTCGATCAGTACGATTTTCCAGCCACGCTCCTTGGCGCCGGCCTGCAGGGCCAGGGCCAGGCTGGCACCGACCAGGCCACCGCCGATGATCGCCAGATTGACCCGGTTCATGCTGCATGGCTCCGTGCGGCGGCCATCAGAGCCTCGATCTCGGCCACGGTTTTTGGCACGCCATCGGTGAGAATTTCACAGCCTTGCTTGGTTACCACCACGTCATCCTCGATGCGCACGCCAATGCCGCGCCATTTCTTCGCCACGTTCTGATTGTCCGGCGCGATGTAGATACCCGGCTCGACCGTCAGGGCCATGCCGACTTCCAGCACCCGCCATTCGCCGCCGACCTTGTACTCGCCGACATCATGCACATCCATGCCCAGCCAGTGGCCGGCGCGGTGCATGTAAAACGCCTTGTAGGCTTCGCTGGCGATCAACTCGTCCACCTCGCCTTCGAGCAGCCCCAGCTTGACCAGCCCGGCGGTGATCACCCTGACGGTTGCCTCGTGAGCCTGGTTCCAGTGCTTGTTCGGCGCGATCTCGGCAAAGGCGGCTTCCTGGGAGGCCAGCACCAGCTCATAGATCGCCTTCTGCTCAGCGGAAAACTTGCCGTTCACCGGCCAGGTGCGGGTGATATCACTGGCATAACAATCGATCTCGCAACCGGCGTCGATCAGCACCATATCGCCGTCCTTGAGCAACGCGTCGTTCTGCTGGTAATGCAGGATGCAGCTGTTGCGCCCGGCGGCGACGATCGAGCCGTAGGCCGACATCTTCGCCCCGCCCCGGCGGAATTCGTAGTCCAGCTCGGCTTCCAGGCTGAACTCGTACAGACCCGGCCGGCTGGCCTGCATGGCCCGAATATGGGCTTGGGCGGAAATCCGCGCGGCCTCGCGCATCACCTTCACTTCCGCCGCCGATTTATACAGGCGCATGTCGTGCAGCAGATGATCCAGGGCAACGAATTCGTTCGGCGGCTGGGCACCCAGGTGCGCCTTGGAGCGGATCACGTTGATCCACTCCATCAGGTGGCGATCGAACTCGGGGTTGCTGCCCATGGCCGAATACACCCGGTCGCGGCCTTCGATAAGGCCCGGCAGGATGTCGTCGATATCGGTAATGGGGAAGGCGTCGTCGGCGCCGTAATCGCGAATCGCGCCTTCCTGCCCAGCCCGCAGGCCGTCCCAGAGTTCGCGCTCGGCATTGCGCTCGCGGCAGAACAGGATGTACTCGCCATGCTCGCGACCGGGCATCAGCACGATCACCGCCTGGGGTTCGGGAAAGCCGCTGAGGTATTGGAAATCGCTGTCCTGGCGGTAGACATGCTCGACGTCGCGGTTGCGGATCGCCACCGCGGCAGCCGGCAGGATCGCGATGCTGTTGGGTTCCATCTGCGCCATGAGCGCCTTGCGGCGGCGGGTGTATTCCGATTTCGGGATATGGATCATGGGCAGACGGATTTCCCTATCGAACGATCAGTGCAGAGAAGGCTTGGCGGCCGGTTCAACCGTCTTGTTGGTCTCGGTGAACAGCAGCAGCGGGGCGACCCGCAGGTATTCCATCACTTCCATGTAGTCGCTTTCGCCGTCGTCGGACTCTTCCAGTGCGTCCTGCACCTGGGCAATCGCCGCAAGGTCCTGCAACACTTCCGTGGCCTCGGCGCTCAGGGCGCTGCTGTCGCGGGAGTTCAGGCCGAAACCGGTGAGGAAACCCTGGCACCATTGACCCAGGGCCGCGGCGCGCTCGGCCAGCGGGGCGTCGTCGGTGGGCAGCAGCAGAACGACGGTCATGTCGTCGCTGGTCAGCTCGCCCTTGACCATCTCCTGCAGGCCGATCAAGGCGTTGCGAATATTGTCCTGCGGCTCGCCTTCGAGCAGTTCGGCGGCGTCGATCAGCCAGCCGTCGACCTCGAAGCCGGCGCCGGCGCAGCTGCGACCCAGCAACAGGCCATGCAATTCGGCAGGCGAGACAGGGTGACCGCTGCTGCTGAGCAGGGTGGCGAAGGCGTTGTACGGGGAATTCTGAATGGGCATGGGTAGCTAGGCGCCAAGCGGCGCAATGTCTAGAATGGAGGCCTTGTATCCTAGCATCGGCAGACGCGCCAAGACCATCGAGGGCGTCAACTCGTTTGCCCGGGCAGTTGCCACTCATCAGACAAATCCAGTGGGATCCAATGGAAGACACCGATCTGCAAGCGCTGATGGCTAGACTCGAACTGCTAATTGGCCGGGTCGAGCAACTAAAGAGTCAAAACACACTCTTATTAGCTCAGGAAAAGACTTGGCGCGAGGAACGCGCGCACCTCATTGAAAAAAACGAAATCGCCCGGCGTAAGGTCGAATCGATGATTTCGCGCCTCAAGGCCCTGGAGCAAGACTCATGAGTTCAAGCAATAGCGTTACCGTGCAGATCCTCGACAAAGAGTATTCGATCATCTGCCCCCAGGAAGAACGTAGCAATCTGGTGAGCGCCGCCCGGTACCTGGATGGCAAGATGCGCGAGATCCGCAGCAGCGGCAAAGTCATTGGCGCCGATCGTATCGCCGTGATGGCCGCCCTCAATATCACCCACGATCTGCTGCACAAGCAGGACCGCCCTGACGTGCAAGCCAGCGGTTCGACCCGCGAACAGGTGCGCGATCTGCTCGAGCGCGTGGATCTGGTGCTCGCCAC harbors:
- the ubiH gene encoding 2-octaprenyl-6-methoxyphenyl hydroxylase produces the protein MNRVNLAIIGGGLVGASLALALQAGAKERGWKIVLIEPFAPGDTYQPSYDARSSALSFGARQIYQRLGVWQEISRRAEPIKQIHVSDRGRFSTARLSAMEEGVPALGYVVENAWLGQCLWQGLDKDVVSWRCPAEVTRMEPLEDGYRLTLNDETSLDCELAVLADGGRSGLREQLGIGVKKRPYNQSALIANITPSEAHNGMAFERFTDDGPMALLPLPENRCALVWTRLGMDAQRLAALDERSFLSELQGIFGYRLGTLKQVGARHLYPLSLVEAEEQVRPHLVVLGNAAHSLHPIAGQGFNLSLRDAQALADALLVSPTPPGDFSILQAYRERQRLDQDLTVGFSDQVTRLFGSKLPLVSLGRNIGLLGLDLLPPAKRWFARQAMGLGTRPDA
- the pepP gene encoding Xaa-Pro aminopeptidase, with translation MIHIPKSEYTRRRKALMAQMEPNSIAILPAAAVAIRNRDVEHVYRQDSDFQYLSGFPEPQAVIVLMPGREHGEYILFCRERNAERELWDGLRAGQEGAIRDYGADDAFPITDIDDILPGLIEGRDRVYSAMGSNPEFDRHLMEWINVIRSKAHLGAQPPNEFVALDHLLHDMRLYKSAAEVKVMREAARISAQAHIRAMQASRPGLYEFSLEAELDYEFRRGGAKMSAYGSIVAAGRNSCILHYQQNDALLKDGDMVLIDAGCEIDCYASDITRTWPVNGKFSAEQKAIYELVLASQEAAFAEIAPNKHWNQAHEATVRVITAGLVKLGLLEGEVDELIASEAYKAFYMHRAGHWLGMDVHDVGEYKVGGEWRVLEVGMALTVEPGIYIAPDNQNVAKKWRGIGVRIEDDVVVTKQGCEILTDGVPKTVAEIEALMAAARSHAA
- a CDS encoding YecA/YgfB family protein → MPIQNSPYNAFATLLSSSGHPVSPAELHGLLLGRSCAGAGFEVDGWLIDAAELLEGEPQDNIRNALIGLQEMVKGELTSDDMTVVLLLPTDDAPLAERAAALGQWCQGFLTGFGLNSRDSSALSAEATEVLQDLAAIAQVQDALEESDDGESDYMEVMEYLRVAPLLLFTETNKTVEPAAKPSLH
- a CDS encoding TIGR02449 family protein yields the protein MEDTDLQALMARLELLIGRVEQLKSQNTLLLAQEKTWREERAHLIEKNEIARRKVESMISRLKALEQDS
- a CDS encoding cell division protein ZapA; translated protein: MSSSNSVTVQILDKEYSIICPQEERSNLVSAARYLDGKMREIRSSGKVIGADRIAVMAALNITHDLLHKQDRPDVQASGSTREQVRDLLERVDLVLATDTDTTKADS